The following coding sequences are from one Rathayibacter sp. VKM Ac-2760 window:
- a CDS encoding MFS transporter has protein sequence MRRKDAASNVPSNTPIEEVSQLTLRAEDAADGAGVEAPVSKVGPGFIFTYGLTYFGFFLCLFMPALFSLPYKIQLIDPASKETALGLIVGISAVVLLPIGPILGVLSDRSKFSWGRRRPFLLLGLAAFAVSAFVIATAPTVPIVLLGYVVAQLGVALVSVALNPALAELVPQAQRGKLGALSGVMASIAGVFATLVGSLLIGNLLLLFLLPVGVLAVGVALWIVVVPDRPAPERFQSVRLATALRSLLFNPLKHLDFTWVWIGKLCIGVGTAFFSTYQLYYLLDRLGFTVEQAGQQLAVAGGLALLATVGFTILGGFLSDKLHRRKPFIYIASAMIASGMVLAAFAPDFGVYIIGAVLLSAGSGAFNSVDLALASEVLPDPEAGGKWLSIYQISGTIATAVGPVIAPLLLAIGGGSGNYTALFIVGGLFALGAAVTASRVRGVR, from the coding sequence ATGAGACGCAAAGACGCGGCGAGCAACGTGCCGAGCAACACGCCCATCGAGGAGGTCTCGCAACTCACCTTGCGCGCAGAAGACGCGGCCGATGGCGCTGGTGTCGAAGCACCAGTCTCCAAGGTGGGCCCGGGCTTCATCTTCACCTACGGCCTGACGTACTTCGGCTTCTTCCTGTGCCTGTTCATGCCGGCCCTGTTCAGTCTTCCCTACAAGATCCAACTGATCGATCCGGCAAGCAAGGAGACCGCCCTCGGTCTGATCGTCGGAATCAGTGCTGTCGTTCTTCTGCCGATCGGCCCGATTCTGGGAGTTCTGAGCGACCGCAGCAAGTTCTCCTGGGGGCGTCGCAGGCCTTTCCTCCTGCTGGGCCTCGCCGCCTTCGCAGTGAGCGCGTTCGTGATTGCGACTGCGCCGACCGTGCCGATCGTCCTGCTCGGTTACGTCGTCGCGCAGTTGGGCGTGGCGCTCGTGAGCGTTGCACTGAACCCTGCGCTGGCCGAGCTCGTTCCGCAAGCGCAGCGAGGGAAGCTCGGAGCCTTGAGCGGTGTGATGGCGTCCATTGCTGGAGTCTTCGCCACCTTGGTGGGCAGTCTCCTCATCGGCAACCTCCTGCTCCTCTTCCTGCTTCCTGTCGGGGTCCTCGCGGTCGGCGTGGCGCTGTGGATCGTGGTCGTTCCGGACCGGCCCGCGCCGGAGCGTTTCCAGTCCGTCAGACTCGCAACGGCACTGCGGTCTCTCCTTTTCAACCCGCTGAAGCACCTCGACTTCACCTGGGTGTGGATCGGCAAGCTCTGCATCGGCGTGGGAACGGCGTTCTTCAGCACCTATCAGCTGTACTACCTGCTGGATCGGCTCGGATTCACCGTGGAGCAAGCAGGACAGCAGCTGGCTGTAGCTGGCGGTCTGGCGCTGCTCGCCACCGTCGGATTCACCATCCTGGGCGGTTTCCTCTCCGACAAGCTGCACCGTCGTAAGCCCTTCATCTACATCGCGTCAGCCATGATCGCCTCGGGCATGGTTCTCGCAGCCTTCGCGCCGGACTTCGGCGTCTACATCATCGGAGCAGTACTGCTCTCGGCCGGCTCCGGCGCCTTCAACTCGGTGGATCTCGCTCTCGCCTCGGAGGTGCTTCCGGATCCGGAAGCGGGTGGGAAATGGCTGTCGATCTACCAGATCTCCGGGACCATCGCGACTGCTGTCGGTCCCGTGATCGCACCGCTACTCCTCGCCATCGGCGGAGGGTCGGGCAACTACACCGCCCTGTTCATCGTGGGAGGCCTCTTCGCCCTCGGTGCTGCCGTCACCGCATCTCGAGTGCGTGGCGTCCGATAA
- a CDS encoding family 78 glycoside hydrolase catalytic domain, with amino-acid sequence MTESHISSPGGAQFIAAGHAAAEGDPVPYFRRVFHVGEGLRSARLRVTALGIVTSLVNGRRVGADVLAPGWTSYHHRIAVSEYEVTGDLGEGDNVLGALVAEGWAVGNMGYELKRHHYSDRPALYMELTLDYGDRTELIVTDDSFRVGEGAVRSASIYDGETYDARLEPSGWQTPQFDDATWSRATVHDSNLSALIEDGPPPIRRIEELRATSVINTPAGRTVVDFGQVLTGWVRLRVTGRPGQTVTFRHAELLNAQGEPEYETLRTAKATDSYTLRGEGEETWEPAFTFHGFRYVDIEGWPGDLDPADLVAVVVHSDMERTGWLETSDPLLNRLHENVVWSMRGNFVGVPTDCPQRDERLGWTGDIHTFAPTAAFLYDVRDVLGSWLQDVVAEQREKGFIPFFVPDVSGLPSAPTAQWGDVIVGLPVILYREYGDEGFLRRYWSAMTAYVDQVESLLDATGRWSSGHQFGDWLDPDAPSEDAAGGKTDRYLVATACFAKTVSQMAEAARVLDLHDQVARYTTLARRVRDAFRDEYVSRSGRLVSDSATAYSLAICYDLLDPQQREHAGARLAQLVTKAGYRISTGFVGTPLVAHALSDTGHVDVAYLLLTEQECPSFLYPLTQGATTIWERWDAIRPDGSLDSSGLTSLNHYALGSIAQWMYRVIGGLEALEPGYRRMRIAPQPGGGLTSAELVHDTIRGQIRVSWSKTAGELTVTVTVPEGASAEVVLPDHPVASTLEVQSGTHTWTYAVSEEQRETYTFDTSLQTLAADRTAWRALTQVFKKHLPFPIDASGAEAASITVAMLLTAIPHSTPELESDLRAALASL; translated from the coding sequence ATGACCGAATCCCACATCAGCTCCCCAGGAGGAGCACAGTTCATCGCTGCAGGTCATGCGGCAGCGGAGGGAGACCCGGTCCCTTATTTCCGGCGCGTCTTCCACGTCGGCGAAGGGCTGAGGTCCGCGCGCCTCCGAGTGACGGCACTGGGCATCGTCACCAGTCTCGTCAACGGACGGCGTGTCGGAGCGGATGTCCTTGCTCCCGGGTGGACCTCCTACCATCACCGAATCGCCGTCTCCGAGTACGAGGTGACAGGAGACCTCGGCGAAGGTGACAACGTCCTGGGTGCGCTCGTCGCCGAGGGATGGGCGGTGGGAAACATGGGATATGAACTCAAGCGGCACCACTACAGCGATCGCCCGGCGCTCTACATGGAACTGACTTTGGACTACGGGGACCGCACTGAGCTGATCGTCACCGACGACTCGTTCCGCGTCGGTGAGGGAGCGGTGCGCTCGGCGAGCATCTACGACGGCGAGACCTACGATGCTCGACTGGAGCCGTCGGGTTGGCAGACGCCCCAGTTCGACGACGCCACCTGGTCCCGCGCGACCGTGCACGATTCCAACCTCTCCGCGCTCATCGAGGACGGCCCGCCCCCCATTCGTCGGATCGAAGAGCTTCGAGCGACGTCCGTCATCAACACGCCCGCAGGCCGTACCGTCGTGGACTTCGGTCAGGTGCTCACGGGGTGGGTTCGACTGAGGGTCACGGGTCGACCAGGTCAGACAGTGACGTTCCGTCACGCCGAGCTCCTCAACGCTCAGGGAGAACCTGAGTACGAGACCCTCCGTACGGCGAAAGCCACGGACAGCTACACGCTCCGAGGCGAAGGCGAGGAGACGTGGGAGCCCGCCTTCACCTTCCACGGATTCCGCTACGTGGACATCGAGGGCTGGCCGGGGGACCTCGACCCTGCGGACCTCGTCGCGGTGGTCGTTCACAGTGACATGGAGCGGACCGGATGGCTGGAGACGTCAGATCCCCTTCTGAACCGACTGCACGAGAACGTCGTATGGTCGATGCGCGGAAACTTCGTCGGAGTCCCGACCGATTGCCCGCAGCGCGACGAGCGCCTGGGATGGACCGGTGACATCCACACGTTCGCGCCCACGGCGGCCTTCCTCTACGACGTGCGTGACGTCCTGGGCTCCTGGCTGCAGGACGTCGTTGCGGAGCAGCGCGAGAAGGGATTCATCCCCTTCTTCGTCCCCGATGTGTCGGGCCTTCCCTCGGCGCCCACCGCCCAGTGGGGCGACGTGATCGTCGGGCTGCCGGTGATCCTGTACCGGGAGTACGGGGACGAGGGGTTCCTTCGCCGTTACTGGTCGGCGATGACCGCCTATGTGGATCAAGTCGAGTCGCTGCTCGATGCGACGGGGCGGTGGAGCTCAGGGCACCAGTTCGGCGATTGGCTCGACCCGGACGCGCCGTCCGAGGACGCAGCCGGCGGCAAGACGGATCGATACCTCGTCGCGACCGCCTGCTTCGCGAAGACCGTCAGTCAAATGGCCGAAGCGGCACGCGTGCTCGACCTCCACGACCAGGTGGCTCGATACACGACCCTGGCGCGCCGGGTTCGGGACGCGTTCCGCGACGAGTACGTGTCGCGCTCGGGTCGGCTGGTCAGCGACTCTGCCACCGCCTACTCCTTGGCGATCTGCTACGACCTGCTCGACCCGCAGCAGCGCGAGCACGCGGGCGCTCGCCTGGCGCAGCTCGTGACGAAGGCCGGATACAGGATCTCCACCGGATTCGTCGGGACACCGCTCGTCGCCCACGCCCTCTCGGACACCGGTCACGTCGACGTCGCTTACCTCCTCCTCACGGAACAGGAATGCCCGTCCTTCCTGTACCCCCTGACCCAAGGCGCTACGACCATCTGGGAGCGATGGGACGCGATCCGCCCCGACGGTTCGCTGGACTCCTCCGGTCTGACTTCACTGAACCACTACGCGCTCGGATCCATCGCGCAATGGATGTACCGCGTCATCGGTGGCCTCGAAGCGCTCGAACCCGGCTACCGGCGCATGAGGATCGCGCCGCAGCCGGGAGGCGGCCTCACCTCCGCGGAACTCGTGCACGACACCATCCGCGGCCAGATACGTGTGTCCTGGAGCAAGACCGCCGGTGAGCTGACGGTGACGGTGACCGTACCGGAGGGCGCATCGGCAGAAGTCGTCCTCCCCGATCACCCCGTGGCTTCGACGCTGGAAGTGCAGTCAGGAACGCACACCTGGACATACGCCGTCAGCGAGGAGCAGCGCGAGACATACACCTTCGACACGTCGCTGCAGACACTCGCCGCCGATAGGACTGCGTGGCGGGCGCTGACCCAGGTCTTCAAGAAGCACCTTCCGTTCCCTATCGATGCATCAGGAGCGGAAGCTGCGAGCATCACCGTTGCGATGCTGCTCACGGCCATTCCCCACAGCACTCCAGAGCTCGAGAGCGATCTCCGGGCGGCTCTGGCGTCGCTGTAA
- a CDS encoding VOC family protein — MTSPLVSAVAHSGLTVTDLDDSVELWCSGLGFTLERAFTLDADTTVATTGVDGATIRGAVVTLGDHRVELLQDDPPRPARAAGSPADIGTVHIALTVSDLDRVLGLCATHGWRPVGPPHRMTSGARAGTRIVYLEGALGGFLELIAPPRRPYRGPARSLTESAFSNLGNKELPTLAGAPAPQRRPAPPDPEEASSEAHPSDC, encoded by the coding sequence ATGACATCACCCCTCGTCTCGGCCGTCGCTCACTCCGGCCTCACCGTGACCGATCTCGACGACTCGGTGGAACTGTGGTGCTCCGGTCTCGGCTTCACACTCGAACGCGCCTTCACGCTCGATGCGGACACCACGGTCGCGACCACGGGCGTCGACGGAGCGACGATCCGGGGAGCGGTGGTGACGCTCGGAGACCACCGAGTCGAGCTGCTGCAGGACGACCCCCCTCGGCCGGCTCGAGCAGCCGGCTCACCCGCGGACATCGGCACGGTGCACATCGCGCTGACGGTCTCGGACCTCGACCGGGTGCTGGGCCTGTGTGCCACGCACGGTTGGCGTCCGGTCGGTCCGCCCCACCGGATGACCAGCGGCGCCCGAGCGGGTACACGCATCGTCTACCTCGAGGGTGCGCTCGGCGGCTTCCTCGAGCTGATCGCGCCACCGCGACGTCCCTATCGCGGGCCTGCTCGGTCGCTGACGGAATCCGCGTTCAGCAACCTCGGGAACAAGGAGCTCCCGACTCTCGCAGGGGCCCCAGCACCGCAGCGGAGACCGGCGCCACCTGACCCGGAGGAAGCGTCATCCGAGGCGCATCCGTCGGATTGCTGA
- a CDS encoding glycoside hydrolase family 2 TIM barrel-domain containing protein — MVAKWPRSERTTMTAAARSTEHRALDQWEFQAEGATEWRSIRLPHDAMISETRTPDAPGGPDTAYFPGGRYVYRTVWNADETSSPFVGLRFEGVQGDATVSVNGQLVGTVRSGYVEFELPVEHTIVWGAENEIVVVVDNEKQPASRWYPGSGLYRSVHLVLRPAIHIAPDGLRVRTLAFSPSSATVEVACLLENADDRVRVDIDLLDGDMVVASGSATGSQATVTLSVPDPKGWSADTPFLYDLAARVEIDGETVDSRHERVGLRTLSVDARQGLRINGETVKLRGACIHHDNGVLGAATHRAAEYRRVRKLKAAGFNAIRSAHNPMSRHLLDACDELGMYVLDELADYWIVSKTKHDFAWRFRDTWREDADRLVEKDRNRPSVVMYAAGNEIPETAKPEGVALTREITAYLHRLDPDRPVTVATNLFLNLMVSLDKSPYKEDSGAETSMAGSTEANVMINQIGRMMDIASRLPKADKASREAFAEVDIAGYNYGIGRYRHDVRAYPDRVILGSETLPSDVPRAWELVKKHPAIIGDFVWAGWEYLGEAGVAVWVPGKKAGLSKPYPYLIAGPGMFDLIGQPDITLRVAQAAWGVLDAPAIGVRPLDRSGTPMVRSAWRRTDAVESWSWRGCEGRTAEIEVYSIADEIELLLNGRRIGRRRVRRGRFVAAFTTDYEPGTLTAVAYRNGTEVSRSTLRTAAANVGVRIETDSTRIEAAGDDLVFAEITLADENGIVEMLVDEPVAVTVTGPGELIGLGTAAPATAEDFTASRRTTFRGRALAVVRPTGEPGTITITAQAQTRGRAERTVTAHDDRRSDRFAATVTSD, encoded by the coding sequence GTGGTCGCGAAGTGGCCGCGTTCGGAGAGGACGACGATGACCGCCGCAGCTCGCTCGACAGAGCACCGTGCACTCGACCAGTGGGAATTCCAGGCGGAGGGCGCGACGGAGTGGCGCTCGATCCGGCTCCCGCACGACGCCATGATCAGCGAGACCCGGACGCCGGACGCGCCGGGCGGCCCCGACACGGCGTACTTCCCCGGCGGCCGATACGTCTACCGGACGGTGTGGAACGCCGATGAGACGTCGTCCCCCTTCGTCGGCTTGCGCTTCGAAGGCGTGCAAGGCGACGCGACGGTGTCCGTGAACGGACAGCTCGTCGGGACAGTGCGCAGCGGCTACGTGGAGTTCGAACTCCCCGTCGAGCACACGATCGTCTGGGGCGCGGAGAACGAGATCGTCGTCGTGGTCGACAACGAGAAGCAGCCGGCGAGCCGCTGGTACCCCGGATCAGGTCTCTACCGCTCCGTTCATCTCGTCCTCCGCCCGGCCATTCACATCGCACCCGACGGGCTGCGGGTGCGGACACTCGCGTTCTCGCCCTCATCTGCGACCGTCGAGGTCGCTTGCCTTCTCGAGAACGCCGACGACCGCGTACGTGTCGACATCGACCTGCTCGACGGAGACATGGTCGTCGCTTCGGGCTCGGCCACCGGCTCACAGGCGACCGTGACGCTTTCGGTTCCGGATCCGAAGGGTTGGTCGGCCGACACGCCCTTCCTTTACGACCTCGCCGCCCGCGTCGAGATCGACGGCGAGACCGTCGACAGTCGTCACGAGCGCGTCGGACTGCGAACCCTCTCGGTCGACGCTCGGCAGGGACTGCGCATCAACGGCGAGACGGTGAAGCTGCGCGGCGCGTGCATCCATCACGACAACGGCGTCCTCGGCGCCGCGACCCATCGCGCGGCGGAGTACCGCCGTGTACGCAAGCTCAAGGCGGCCGGTTTCAACGCCATTCGCAGCGCACACAACCCGATGTCCCGCCACCTGCTCGACGCCTGCGACGAGCTCGGCATGTACGTGCTCGACGAGCTCGCCGACTACTGGATCGTCTCCAAGACCAAGCACGACTTCGCTTGGCGCTTCCGCGACACGTGGCGCGAGGACGCCGACCGCCTCGTCGAGAAAGACCGGAACCGGCCGAGCGTCGTGATGTACGCGGCCGGCAACGAGATCCCCGAGACCGCGAAGCCCGAGGGTGTCGCCCTCACCCGCGAGATCACCGCCTACCTGCACCGCCTCGACCCGGACCGGCCGGTGACCGTCGCCACCAACCTCTTCCTCAACCTGATGGTGTCGCTGGACAAGTCCCCCTACAAGGAGGATTCGGGCGCTGAGACCTCCATGGCGGGAAGCACTGAGGCGAACGTCATGATCAACCAGATCGGGCGGATGATGGACATCGCCTCGCGGCTCCCGAAAGCCGACAAGGCCTCCCGAGAGGCGTTCGCTGAGGTTGACATCGCCGGCTACAACTACGGGATCGGACGGTACCGGCACGACGTCCGGGCCTATCCGGACCGGGTCATCCTCGGATCGGAAACTCTTCCGAGCGATGTGCCTCGAGCGTGGGAGCTCGTCAAGAAGCACCCGGCGATCATCGGCGATTTCGTCTGGGCCGGCTGGGAGTACCTCGGCGAAGCGGGCGTCGCCGTCTGGGTGCCCGGCAAGAAGGCGGGACTGTCCAAGCCCTATCCCTACCTGATCGCAGGACCTGGGATGTTCGACCTCATCGGACAGCCCGACATCACCTTGCGCGTCGCCCAGGCGGCTTGGGGAGTGCTCGACGCCCCGGCCATCGGCGTCCGCCCACTCGATCGAAGTGGCACCCCGATGGTCAGGTCGGCGTGGCGGAGGACCGACGCGGTCGAGTCCTGGTCATGGCGCGGCTGCGAAGGCCGCACGGCGGAGATCGAGGTCTACTCGATCGCTGACGAGATCGAGCTCCTCCTCAATGGCCGCAGGATCGGACGTCGTCGCGTCCGGCGCGGCCGATTCGTTGCAGCCTTCACCACCGATTACGAGCCTGGCACCCTCACCGCGGTCGCCTACCGGAATGGCACTGAGGTCTCCCGCTCGACGCTGCGGACTGCAGCTGCGAACGTCGGCGTGCGGATCGAGACCGACTCGACCCGGATCGAAGCGGCAGGGGACGACCTCGTCTTCGCCGAGATCACACTCGCGGATGAGAACGGCATCGTCGAGATGCTCGTCGATGAACCCGTCGCGGTCACGGTCACCGGTCCTGGCGAGCTGATCGGACTCGGAACGGCTGCTCCTGCGACGGCGGAGGACTTCACCGCCTCACGGCGGACCACCTTCCGCGGACGCGCACTCGCCGTGGTCCGCCCGACAGGTGAGCCGGGAACCATCACCATCACCGCGCAGGCGCAGACCCGAGGTCGCGCAGAGCGCACCGTAACCGCACACGACGACCGCCGAAGCGACCGCTTCGCAGCAACCGTCACCTCCGACTGA
- a CDS encoding ferritin-like domain-containing protein, with amino-acid sequence MGIAEPFDVESYRRSAHGSLHDHFSIREFEETPLDREAIVAAAYLRALEHAAIARVLPLARAHPDPRVRTFATSWAAERHRIADALGEVLAASPRIRGVDTGPAEPIAAPKVLRDRASRLLAGPIALALAVDAQIALHAYRRLARLSLHPEMERLAETVAGILERHADFFGELAADSIGRPLRRRIVAAGVLAAVRLPVGESALPEELAREGRELVFGRDDGGLDGIDAGVVAGYALPCTAARRLLQPHRTLPLRAAVQAGRLGADVVAGVRELRSLIAE; translated from the coding sequence ATGGGCATCGCGGAACCGTTCGACGTGGAGAGCTACCGCCGCAGCGCGCACGGCAGCCTGCACGACCACTTCTCGATCCGCGAGTTCGAGGAGACACCGCTCGACCGCGAGGCGATCGTCGCGGCGGCGTATCTCCGGGCGCTCGAGCACGCCGCCATCGCGCGGGTGCTGCCGCTCGCGCGCGCGCATCCGGACCCGCGGGTGCGGACCTTCGCGACGTCGTGGGCCGCCGAGCGGCACCGCATCGCCGACGCGCTGGGCGAGGTCCTCGCGGCGTCACCGCGGATCCGCGGCGTGGACACCGGGCCGGCCGAGCCGATCGCCGCGCCGAAGGTGCTCCGCGACCGGGCCTCGCGACTGCTCGCCGGGCCGATCGCGCTCGCGCTGGCGGTCGACGCGCAGATCGCGCTGCACGCCTACCGCCGCCTGGCGCGGCTGTCGCTGCACCCCGAGATGGAGCGGCTGGCCGAGACGGTCGCCGGGATCCTCGAGCGGCACGCGGACTTCTTCGGCGAGCTCGCCGCCGACTCGATCGGCCGGCCGCTGCGGCGCCGGATCGTCGCCGCGGGGGTCCTCGCCGCGGTGCGACTGCCGGTCGGCGAGAGCGCGCTGCCCGAGGAGCTGGCCCGCGAGGGGCGCGAGCTGGTCTTCGGGCGCGACGACGGCGGGCTGGACGGCATCGACGCCGGGGTCGTCGCGGGCTATGCGCTGCCCTGCACGGCGGCGCGGCGACTGCTGCAGCCGCACCGGACGCTGCCGCTGCGCGCGGCGGTGCAGGCGGGTCGGCTCGGGGCCGACGTGGTCGCGGGGGTGCGGGAGCTGCGGTCGCTGATCGCGGAGTGA
- a CDS encoding EamA family transporter encodes MGSRGSAIVAIVLAAVCFGTTGTAQSLGAADVDPLLLGAARIVLGGTLLAALLGVETARAPRRATRRPRGSTVLLVLLGAAGVAAYQPAFFTGTAENGVAVGTIVALGSAPAFTGLLEWLVLRTAPSPRWFVSTALAAVGVVLLAGLLTGGGAGGVSVLGLAGSAGAGAAYALYAVCGKLLLERGFSPAAAMGAQFGAAALLALPVLLAGDPGQLAGSIPAVLWLGVVTVAVAYTFFARGLRILPAATVSTLTLVEPATATLLGVALLGERLTPDALVGIVVLVLAVLLLALPARRGSARRAVIAPETPSSRAE; translated from the coding sequence ATGGGGTCACGCGGGTCTGCGATCGTCGCGATCGTCCTCGCCGCCGTCTGCTTCGGCACCACCGGCACCGCGCAGTCGCTCGGTGCGGCGGACGTCGATCCACTGCTGCTCGGCGCCGCCCGCATCGTGCTCGGCGGGACCCTGCTGGCCGCCCTGCTCGGGGTCGAGACGGCGCGCGCTCCCCGGCGCGCGACGCGGAGACCGCGCGGATCGACGGTCCTGCTCGTCCTCCTCGGCGCGGCGGGCGTCGCCGCCTACCAGCCCGCCTTCTTCACCGGCACCGCCGAGAACGGCGTCGCGGTCGGCACGATCGTCGCGCTCGGCTCCGCTCCCGCCTTCACCGGACTGCTCGAGTGGCTCGTGCTGCGCACCGCGCCGAGCCCGCGCTGGTTCGTCTCGACGGCGCTCGCCGCGGTCGGCGTCGTCCTGCTCGCCGGGCTGCTCACCGGCGGGGGAGCGGGAGGCGTCTCCGTGCTCGGTCTCGCCGGCTCGGCCGGGGCCGGCGCCGCCTACGCGCTCTACGCCGTCTGCGGCAAGCTGCTCCTCGAGCGCGGCTTCAGCCCGGCCGCCGCGATGGGCGCGCAGTTCGGCGCGGCCGCGCTGCTCGCGCTGCCGGTCCTGCTCGCGGGCGACCCCGGGCAGCTGGCCGGATCGATCCCGGCCGTCCTCTGGCTCGGCGTCGTCACCGTCGCGGTCGCCTACACCTTCTTCGCGCGGGGCCTGCGAATCCTCCCCGCCGCGACCGTCTCGACGCTGACCCTCGTCGAGCCGGCGACGGCGACCCTGCTCGGCGTCGCCCTGCTCGGCGAGCGGCTGACGCCGGACGCGCTCGTCGGCATCGTGGTGCTCGTGCTGGCCGTGCTGCTGCTGGCGCTGCCCGCGCGCCGGGGGAGTGCGCGCCGCGCGGTCATCGCGCCTGAGACGCCGTCGAGCCGCGCGGAGTAG
- a CDS encoding LacI family DNA-binding transcriptional regulator, protein MTTSAEVASHAGLSRSTVSQILNGRDHLFTPETIARVRTSAAALGYRPSLAGRTLARGTSDIVITLIPDVTFNPRLRELVDVVSAGLAQAGLTNLLQFVGAQTLLEDTILGLKPFGVVSLAPLSEEQRRRLLAQGVHLIVQSTSVQAAIDRAIGRLQAEHLIEAGYDILGVAVPVAARERKFALPREEGVTRFAASRGVTIIPTLHVALERGGSENALRSLPPERIGIAAYNDEVAMAVIGAGSRFGRSVPIDLGVIGVDNSSIAQSMTPTITTVDYDIVFSGHAIVEALLRGSEDAGSDAESVHQVEERLRVVQGESTSLSQRASDEN, encoded by the coding sequence ATGACCACCAGTGCTGAGGTCGCGAGTCACGCGGGTCTGTCCCGGTCGACCGTGAGCCAGATCCTGAACGGACGCGATCACCTGTTCACGCCGGAGACCATCGCCCGGGTCAGGACATCCGCCGCTGCGCTGGGCTACCGGCCGTCGCTCGCGGGCAGGACCCTCGCACGTGGGACGAGCGACATCGTCATCACCCTGATCCCCGATGTGACGTTCAATCCGAGGCTCCGCGAGCTGGTCGACGTCGTCAGTGCGGGTCTCGCGCAGGCCGGACTGACGAACCTCCTGCAGTTCGTGGGTGCGCAGACCCTCCTCGAAGACACGATCCTCGGGCTCAAGCCCTTCGGCGTCGTCAGCCTCGCACCGCTCTCCGAGGAGCAGCGTCGACGCCTCCTCGCTCAAGGAGTGCATCTGATCGTTCAGTCGACCTCGGTGCAAGCGGCCATCGACCGGGCCATCGGAAGACTCCAGGCAGAGCACCTCATCGAAGCCGGCTACGACATCCTCGGAGTCGCTGTACCCGTTGCCGCGAGGGAGCGGAAGTTCGCCCTTCCGCGCGAGGAGGGCGTGACGCGGTTCGCGGCATCGCGTGGTGTGACGATCATCCCGACGCTGCATGTGGCGCTCGAACGCGGCGGATCCGAGAACGCACTCCGAAGTCTGCCTCCGGAGCGAATCGGGATCGCGGCATACAACGATGAGGTCGCAATGGCGGTCATCGGGGCTGGCTCACGGTTCGGTCGATCCGTCCCGATCGATCTCGGCGTCATCGGGGTGGACAACTCCTCCATCGCTCAATCGATGACACCGACGATCACCACCGTCGACTATGACATCGTCTTCAGCGGACACGCCATCGTCGAAGCGCTCCTTCGAGGTTCCGAGGACGCAGGCTCCGATGCAGAGAGCGTTCACCAGGTCGAGGAACGTCTGCGTGTGGTTCAGGGAGAATCCACATCGCTTTCACAACGCGCGTCAGACGAGAACTGA
- a CDS encoding SDR family NAD(P)-dependent oxidoreductase, protein MTDSSDIAIVTGAGSAEGIGAATALLLGRNGMRVVVTSTTERIQDRVADLRRAGIDAHGVVADLTGQLGVDAVLEATRRAFGEPTVLVNNAGMTSVSTTDSPAAIDDITIDQWTMSLDRNLTTALRMMRAVVPAMRAVGYGRVVNVSSLSGPVMAYSGDVAYHAAKAGMLGLTRGAAVDVAAAGITVNAVAPGWIVTSSSSEHEIAMGAATPIGRSGTPLEVAAAVAFLAGRSASYITGQLLVVDGANSIDEERGA, encoded by the coding sequence GTGACTGACTCGAGCGACATAGCCATCGTGACCGGAGCGGGAAGCGCCGAGGGAATTGGCGCCGCGACGGCGCTCCTACTCGGGCGCAACGGCATGCGCGTCGTCGTCACCTCAACGACCGAGCGCATCCAGGACCGCGTCGCCGACCTGAGACGGGCCGGCATCGACGCCCACGGGGTGGTGGCCGATCTGACGGGGCAGCTCGGGGTGGACGCGGTGCTCGAGGCCACGCGCCGCGCCTTCGGCGAGCCGACCGTCCTGGTCAACAACGCCGGCATGACCTCAGTGTCCACGACCGACTCCCCCGCTGCGATCGACGACATCACGATCGACCAGTGGACGATGTCCCTGGACCGCAACCTCACCACCGCGTTGCGGATGATGCGGGCCGTGGTGCCCGCAATGAGAGCCGTCGGTTACGGCCGCGTCGTGAATGTGTCGTCCCTCTCGGGTCCCGTCATGGCGTACTCCGGCGACGTCGCTTACCATGCCGCCAAGGCCGGGATGCTCGGGCTGACCAGGGGTGCTGCGGTCGATGTCGCCGCCGCCGGCATCACCGTCAACGCAGTCGCGCCCGGATGGATCGTCACGTCGTCCTCCAGCGAGCACGAGATCGCGATGGGAGCGGCGACTCCCATTGGGCGCTCAGGAACCCCGCTGGAGGTCGCGGCCGCCGTGGCGTTCCTCGCCGGCCGCAGTGCGTCCTACATCACAGGCCAGCTGCTGGTCGTCGACGGAGCCAACTCGATCGACGAGGAGCGCGGGGCCTAA